CCGGCTCACCCGTAACCGTGACGGTGTTGCCACGCACATGTAGATCAGCGTTCAGCGTGCGTTCCAACGCGCGTAGGTTTTCGTCCGTCGCACCCAGCAAGCCCACGACCAGATCGGGCGGAACGTCGACACTGCTGCGAACCTGAGCATCGGCCTGCACGGCCCCAGTTGCGTCAACAGCGCTGGTCTCGCGTGGCGTCACGTGGTTTTCGATGCCTGCCTTCTCGCCTCGTCAAGGGTGGTTCGGATGCCTCAGTCTACGCCGAGGGCTCCGCCTGGTCAGCCGCGAGCGGCGGAGTTGGCCCGACCTCGACGGTTTGCTCCCATCGCGGGGTGAGCACCCCCAGCGCGCCCAGAGCCACCGCGGCGGCCGTCGAGGTCCGCAGTACCTGCGGGCCCAGCCGGATGGCTACGGCACCCGCGTCGGTCAGCGCCGCCAGCTCATCCGGCGCGATGCCTCCTTCGGGGCCGACCACAACGAACAGCGAGCTCGCCTGCGCCACAGCAACATCTGCGATCCGGTCGGTCGCCGACTCGTGCAACACCAATACCGCGGCACCGGCGGCCACTTCGTCGCGGACCCGCTGGATCAGCGCCGCCGTGGACAGCACGCCGTCAACGGACGGGATGTGCGCCCGCCGCGATTGCCGGGCCGCCGACCGGCCCACCGCACGCCAGCGGCGCAACCCCTTCTCGACGCGGGCCCCCTGCCAGCTGGCCACGCATCGCGCCGCCTGCCAGGCCAGGAACGCGTCGGCGCCGGCCTCGGTGGCCAATTCGATCGCCAACTCCGAACGCTCGGACTTGGGCAACGCCTGCACCACCGTCACCGGCGGCTTTCCCTGGGCGATGGTCCAGCGATCCAGTATCCGGGCCCGTAACCCGTCGCGCCCGGACTGCTCGACCGCGCAGCGCGCCAAGCCGCCGGCCCCGTCACCGAGCACCAACTCCTCGCCGGGCCGGATCCGGCGCACCGTCGCGGCGTGAAACCCCTCGTCACCGTCGACGACGGCCAGTCCACCGGGGTCGGGCAGTGCTTCGACGTAGAACAGCGTCGCCACCATGTGCAGGGGCTCCAAAGACCGTGGCTAGCGCCCGGTGAAGGTCTCGCGCAACCGGCTGAACAGCCCGCCGCTCCCGTTGTGCGCCGAGCGGACCTCGGGCACGTCGCGGCTTCGACGGGTCTTCAGCTCACGCAACAGTTCGCTGTCGTGGTTGTCCAGCCGGGTGGGAACCACCACCTCGATGTGGACGTGCAGATTGCCCCGGGTGGCCGACCGGAGCTGCGGCATCCCGTGGCCGCGCAGCGTGATGATCGAACCCGGTTGCGTGCCAGGCGGAATGGCGATCTCGCTCACGCCGTCCAGGATGGCGTCGACGCTGATCGTGGCGCCGAGCGCGGCGTCGACCATCGGCACCGAAACGGTGCAGTGCAGGTCGTCGCCGTCACGGACAAAGATGTCGTGGGCCTGCTCGTGAACCTCGACGTACAGGTCACCGGCCGGCCCTCCCCCGGGCCCGACCTCACCCTGCGCGGCCAGCCGAACCCGCATACCGTCGCCGACACCGGCGGGAATCTTCACGCTGATCTCGCGCCGGGCCCGGACCCGGCCGTCGCCCATGCACTGATGGCACGGATCGGGGATGACCACGCCGACGCCGCGACAGGTGGGGCACGGCCGCGACGTCACCATCTGGCCCAGCAACGAGCGCTGCACCGATTGCACCTCGCCGCGACCACCGCAGGTGTCACACGGGATCGGCGCGGAATCGCCGTTGGTGCCCTTGCCCTGGCAGCGGTCGCACAACACCGCGGTGTCGACGGTGACCTGTTTGGTCACGCCGGTCGCGCACTCTTCCAGGTCCAGCCGCATCCGCAGCAGCGAATCCGAGCCGGGCCGGACCCGGCCGATCGGACCGCGAGACGTCGCCCCCCCGCTGAAGCCGCCGCCGAAGAAGGCCTCGAATACGTCGCCCAGACCGCCGAAGCCGCTAAATCCGCCGGCAGCGGCCGCGTTCTCCAGCGGGTCCCCGCCGAGGTCGACGATCCGGCGTTTCTCGGGATCGCTCAGCACCTCGTAGGCGACGCTGATTTCCTTGAACTTCGCCTGCGCGGCCTCATCGGGGTTGATGTCGGGGTGCAGCTCGCGTGCCAGCTTCCGGTACGCGCGTTTGATCTCCGCATCGCCGGCGTTTCTGTTGACGCCCAGCAGCCCGTAATAGTCGCGTGCCACGCCTGACCTTTCTTGCGCCGCGCGTTACGCGGCTGTCCTCAAACTCTGCGGGTGCGCGCTCATCGAGCACCCAGGACTTCGCCAATATAGAGAGCAACCGCGGCTACGCTGGCGATAGTTCCCGGATAGTCCATCCGCGTGGGTCCCAACACGCCCATCCCGCCGTACACGGTGTCAATGGTGCCGTACGCGGTAGACACCATCGACGTGCCGGCCATTTGCTGGGCCTCCGTCTCGTGGCCGATGCGCACCGTCACCTTGCCGGCCTCCTGCTGGGCAGCCAGCAACCGCAGCACCACGACCTGCTCCTCGAGGGCCTCCAGAATGGAGCGCAGCGAACCACCGAAGTCCGCGGCGTTGCGGGTCAGGTTGGCGGTGCCGCCCATCAGCAGGCGCTCCTCGGTGTGCTCCACCAGCGACTCCAGCAACACCGTCGCCGAACGGCCGATCGCGTCGCCCAGGCCGCCGGCGCCGCCCAGCTGCTGGGCGAGGTCGGCCACCGCGACCGAGGCCACGGCCAGCTTCTTGCCTTCCAGCGCCTGGCCGAGGATCTCCCGCAGCTGGGAGAGCTGGTGATCGTCGATGACGTCGCCGAGTTCGACGATGCGCTGATCCACCCGCCCGGACTCGGTGATCACCACCATCAACAGCCGCGCCGGAGTCAGTGCGATTACTTCCAGATGCCGAACCGTCGACGTCGACAATGTCGGGTACTGAACCACGGCCACCTGACGGGTCAGCTGAGCCAGCAACCGCACCGCCCGGCGCAAGACGTCGTCGAGGTCGACACCGGATTCCAGAAAGCCTTGGATCGCCCGCCGCTCGGCCGACGACAACGGCTTGACGTCGTCGATCCGGTCGACGAATTCGCGGTAGCCCTTCTCCGTGGGCACCCGCCCGGAGCTGGTGTGCGGCTGCGTGATGTAACCCTCGGCCTCCAGCACCGCCATGTCGTTGCGGATGGTGGCGCTGGACACGCCGAGATTGTGCCGGTCGACGAGCGACTTCGAACCGATGGGTTCCTTGGTGGCGACGAAGTCGGCGACGATGGCGCGCAGCACCTCGAAGCGACGGTCATCAGCACTGCCCATTGGTTCCCACCTCCTTGATCGCGTTCATTTTACGGTCTCACACGACACACTGACTTCCTTGCGCGAGCGTCCCCCGCGCGCTGTCGTTTACCGTGCGGCTAGCCTGTTCACCAGGTGTCTGTGGGCCTCGACGACGCATCGGAGACGATCCGCCAATGATTTTCAAGGGCGTACGCGACGGTAAGCCCTACCCGGAACATGGGCTGTCTTACCGGGATTGGTCCCAGATACCGCCGCAGCAGATCCGGCTCGATGAATTGGTCACCACGACCACGGTGCTGGCCCTGGACCGGCTGCTCTCGGAGGACTCCACCTTTTACGGCGATCTATTCCCGCACGCCGTGCGGTGGAAAGGCATCATCTACCTCGAAGACGGCCTGCATCGTGCGGTGCAGGCCGCGCTGCGCAATCGCACCGTGTTCCATGCTCGGGTGTACGACATGGACGTACCGCTGAGCCAGCAAACCCAGGGATCGGGTTCGACCTTCGGGCAGTGACCGGTCACGTTTGCCCGTCGCGGGGTCTCGACGTAGCGAGGGCCGGCTGGTCGCCGCGATCGACGTCCTGGCCGACCCGGAGCGCGTCGCCCGGCTCGACCTGAGCGCCGTTTCCGGCTAGCTCGTCGCCGTCGCCGCCTGTATCAGGGCGAGCGCGGAATCGTGCTGCAGGATCCAGTTGCCACCCTCGTTGACGAACGCGAGGTTCTTGGTGACCGGCCCGGCGAACTTCGGGCCCGCGATCGCGACGTCGGCGGTGGCCGCATTCGGGCCGGCCGGCTGGATGTTCGTCACGGTGAAGGTCTCCGGGAAGTTCCCGTTCCGGTAGGCCTTCCGCAGGTCGTGGTCGGCTCCGTGGCCCTCATCGGGGCTGATGCCGCCCTGGACCAGATTCTGCTTCGTCGTATACGACACACCGGCATCGGTGACCTGGTTTAAGAGGTTCACCAACTGGTCCGGGTTCGGCAGGTTTTGGCCCGGCGGGGGCGGGGGCGGCGGCGGGTCCTGCGGCAAGGGCGCGCCGACCGCCGCCAGTTGCACCTGTGTCATGGGCGATGCGACGGAAGCGATGCCAACGGCCGCGCCGCCGATGACGGCCAGCGCCGCCACGCTCATAGCTACGGATTTCACGGTTCCCCCTTCTGGGCCCTTCGTTGCGCCAACCTGCCAGATGTTAGTCAGTGTCCGGCCGCTTGCAGTAGCTCCATCGCCGAGGAGCGCGACAATATCCAGCTGCCCTGGTTGATGAACGTGACGTTCTGCATCACCGGGTTAGGCAGCTTGGGGCCCGACACCGCGACGTTCGCCGTTGCCGTACCGCCGGGGCCCGGCGCGATGTTGGTGATATTAAACGTCAAGGGCAGGTCGCCGTTTTTGGCCGCCTTCTGCAACTTGTGGTCGGCCAGGTGTGCCTCGGTCCCGCCGATGCCACCTTCGACCAGATTTCCCTTGTTGGTGAACGACACGTTGGGGTCGGCGAGGGTGTTGAGCAGCCCGGTTAGCTCATCGGCAGTCGGGACGCCGGCGGCGGGAGCCGGGGCGGGCGGCGGCGGGTCTTGCGGCAACGGCGTGCCGACCGCGGTCAGCTGCAGCGTGCTACCAGCCGGAATGGCCGCAATCGAGGTGACGCCGAGGGCTGCGGCGCCCAGCGCGCCGAGCGCCGCCACACTAGTGGCGATGGCTTTGACGGATTTCATGATTCCCCCTTCGAAGTGCAGCGACGTGACGGAATGTCACCCACACCGCCCACCTGGTGTAGATGGTGTGGTTGTGCACCTTGGGACAGATGCTACGCGCGATCACACCGACTAATCTGTGCGCAACCTGTGTAGCAGCCCAGAATTTCGGGTTTGCTGACTAGCCCGCCGACCGGGTTCCGGCGAGAGAATCACGCAGAGTCTTGGGCCGGATGTCGGGCCAGTTCTGCTCGACGTAGTCCAGGCACGCCGCCCGGGTCGCTTCGCCGTACACCACGCGCCAGCCCGCCGGAACGTCGGTGAAAGTAGGCCACAGACTGTGCTGCTCCTCGTCGTTGACCAGGACGAAGAACGTGCCGTTGTCGTCGTCGAAAGGGTTAGTGCTCATCGCTTCTCCACCATCGTTTGGTATTTGGACAAATTCGCAGGACCGACCCAGGACCCCAACACCCGGTCCGAGAGCAGGCCCAGACAGCTCAGGTTGGGAAATCCGGGCCCCTGGGTGAGGCCGGACAGGTTGGGCAGGAACAGCCGGGGGGTGACGTCAGTGAGGGACAGGTCGTAGCCGATCCCCTCCTGCAGGCGATCGGAGGCCAGCGGTCCGCCCAGCCCCAGCTCGAGGGTGTCGAGCGCATCCTGGCTGAACAGCGAGGTGAACCAGAGCGCGTCGGCGCCGGAGCCGTCGATGACGAGGTCGAAACCGTGCACCGTTTCCAGGTTCTCGCTGAACCGGTTGGTGGACAGCGTCAGCCGGATCTGCCCGTCGCGGCCCACCGCGTGGGCGACGCGGCCGCGCAGGTGGCGGATACGGTCATCGGCCAGCAGGGCCTCCTGCACGTTCGCCGAGAACACTCCTCGATCGGTGCGGGCCAGCGCGTCGCGACGCTCGTCCAGCGTCAGGGCGGTCCAATCGGTGGGATCGGAGAACAGCGAGTTCTCGAAGAAGCTCTCGCCGCGGGTGAACAACGTCACCTGGGGCGAAATGACGGTGATCGTCGAAACCCGGTGCCGGAAGAGCTCGTTGAGCATCGAGGCGGCCGTCTCGCCGCCGCCGATCACGGCGACTCGCTCGGCGGTGATCCGGTCGTGGCCGGCGGCACGGTCCCAGAACTGGGCGATCGACATCATTCGCGGGTTGCCGGGCAGCAGCGATTTCTCCGCCTGGCCCGGCCCGGTGATCATCAGCGCGTCCGCGTGCACGGTGGTCTCGTGGGTGTGCAGTGCCCAGCGGTCACCGGCGACGCCCAGTCCGTCGACCTCGCCGTGCACCACTAACATGTCGACCTGATCGGCGACCCAACCCAGGTACTGGCTCCACTTACGGTGCGGCGGTGCGGGTCTGCCCCGGTCGATCCACTCAGCGAACGACGCGGTCGCGATCAGATAGGACTGCCAGCTGTACCGCGTCATCAGCTCGTCGAGTTCGCCGTTGCGCCGCGGCACCAGCGCCGACCGGTACGGAAACCCGACATCCTTTTCCGGGCTGGTACCCAGCCGGTGCGCCCCGTCGGTCCAACCGCCGCTCGCCTGCCAGTTGGCCCCGACTCCGGTGCGTTCGACGGCGACGACGTCGGGGACCTCGACACCCATGTCGCGCAGCGCCTTTGCCTTGGCGGCCACGGCCACCGCCTTGGCGCCGGCGCCGAGAATCGCTAGCGTGCTCATGTCACCACCTCCCGAAGTGATTCAATCCAAAGTTGTTGTAACGCAGAGATATCCGCATCATCGAGAATGTCGGGCAAGGCGCGCCACTGGGCGGCCAGGACACGTTGCCCGTCATACGTCAACACGGTGGCCATAATCGTAAGTTCGTGCCGTACCGCCAGATTCGGTTCCGGCTGCGGCGATACGCCGGCGAGCAGCCCGCGCTCCGGCATCAGCACGGTGCCGCCTCCGGTATGGGCCGCGCCGAGATAGTTGAGCAGCAACTGTGGGTCGGGCAACGCCGCCAGGCGCGCGGCGGTGTCCGTCCGCAGATAGCGCAGCAAGCCGTAATCGAGTCCGTCACCCGGGATGGCGGCCAACTGCTCCCCCACTGCTCGCGGGTCGGCCGAGGCGACCCGCACCGGGTAGATGGAACTAAGCAGTCCGATCGTGTCGCCGGTGTCGACCGTGTGCGCGCCGGGCTTGTCGACCAGACTGTCTGCGCGGCCGTGGGTTTCCAGCGCCAGCAGCGGCGGCGGCGTGGTTTGGTTTCTTCCCTGACGCCAGCGCGTCACTGTCGCCGCGGTGGCCGCGACCAGCAGGTGGGGCAACGGCAGGCCGGAGTCCAACAGCCGGCGGGTGATGTCCGCGTCGGTGGCGACCATGCGAACGATCAGATCGCGGGCCCGGTCGCGGGCCGGATCCACCCGTCGGGCACCGAGATTGGGATCATCACCTTCGAGCTGAGCCGCCCAGAACGGTGCGGTGTCCAACTGGTCGGCACGCTCGGCCAGCGCACCGGCCCAGCGCCGGTAACTGGTGTGCTCGCGGACCGGTGCGGGCGAGTGGCCGGTCCCCAACGCCCGTAGGGCAGCGTCGAGTTCGCCGAGAACCACCCGCCAGGACGCCGGATCCATCGCCAAAACGTGGGCGGCCAGCAGCAGCACGCTTCCCCCCGTCGGGGGTCGAAGCCACACGGCGGCCAGCAGCACGCCCCGTTCGGGGTCAAGCCGGTCGACGGCCTGCGCGACGTGCCCGGGGACTACGGCTTGCAGATCGCCGCTGACCGCCACCTCGTTGACGAGCTCCCCGACGGTATCGGTGGCCGGCGTCGGGACCAGGGTCATCCTGGCCCGGTCCAGACGAGCGCGCAGCACTTCGTGCCCCGCCACGATGCTGGCCAGCGCCGCATCCAGTTGCTCGCGGCTGACGTCATCGGGCAGCCGCAGCGCCTCGGTCTGCGCCAGCCGGCGAGCCTCGCCGTATTCGTAAAGCCAGCGGCCGTTGGGCAGCACCGGCATAGGCCCGAATTCTTCCTCGACATCCGTTGCGGCAGCGGACTGTTCGGAATCGATCGCCTCGGCGAGTTCTCGCACGTTGGCGCATTCGAGGATGAGCCTGGCGCGCAACGCCATACCCCGCGCCCGCGCCGCCTGCACCACCGACAACGCCATGATGCTGTCCAGGCCCAGCTGCAGGAAGTCCGCGGTCACGTCGACGCCGGGTCCCCCGCGAGCGGGTGGTGCCCCCAGGTGCAGGATCTCCGAAAGCACTTCGGCCAGTGCGGCTTCCGTGGGCGTCTCGGGCTCGGCCCCGGCGGAGCCCGCGACATCGGCCGCATCGAAAGCACTCAGCGCGGCCTCGTCGAGTTTGCCGTTGGCGGTCAGCGGGATCTCGTCGACCGTGACGATGCGCTGCGGAATCATATAGCGCGGCAATCGGGTACCGAGCATGCCGCGCAGCTCGGCCGCCGACGGTGCAGGCGCCGCATCGGCGATCACCACGTAGGCGGTCAGCCGCGCGACCGCGCCGCGCTTGCGCACCAAGACGCCGGCGTGCTGGACCGCGGGGTGGGATTCGAGGGCGGCGGCGATCTCGCCTGGTTCGACCCGGTAGCCCCGGATCTTCACCTGCGCATCGGCGCGCCCCACGTACTGCAGTGCGCCGTCCGGCCCC
The DNA window shown above is from Mycobacterium sp. Aquia_216 and carries:
- a CDS encoding 16S rRNA (uracil(1498)-N(3))-methyltransferase, with protein sequence MVATLFYVEALPDPGGLAVVDGDEGFHAATVRRIRPGEELVLGDGAGGLARCAVEQSGRDGLRARILDRWTIAQGKPPVTVVQALPKSERSELAIELATEAGADAFLAWQAARCVASWQGARVEKGLRRWRAVGRSAARQSRRAHIPSVDGVLSTAALIQRVRDEVAAGAAVLVLHESATDRIADVAVAQASSLFVVVGPEGGIAPDELAALTDAGAVAIRLGPQVLRTSTAAAVALGALGVLTPRWEQTVEVGPTPPLAADQAEPSA
- the dnaJ gene encoding molecular chaperone DnaJ; protein product: MARDYYGLLGVNRNAGDAEIKRAYRKLARELHPDINPDEAAQAKFKEISVAYEVLSDPEKRRIVDLGGDPLENAAAAGGFSGFGGLGDVFEAFFGGGFSGGATSRGPIGRVRPGSDSLLRMRLDLEECATGVTKQVTVDTAVLCDRCQGKGTNGDSAPIPCDTCGGRGEVQSVQRSLLGQMVTSRPCPTCRGVGVVIPDPCHQCMGDGRVRARREISVKIPAGVGDGMRVRLAAQGEVGPGGGPAGDLYVEVHEQAHDIFVRDGDDLHCTVSVPMVDAALGATISVDAILDGVSEIAIPPGTQPGSIITLRGHGMPQLRSATRGNLHVHIEVVVPTRLDNHDSELLRELKTRRSRDVPEVRSAHNGSGGLFSRLRETFTGR
- the hrcA gene encoding heat-inducible transcriptional repressor HrcA; translated protein: MGSADDRRFEVLRAIVADFVATKEPIGSKSLVDRHNLGVSSATIRNDMAVLEAEGYITQPHTSSGRVPTEKGYREFVDRIDDVKPLSSAERRAIQGFLESGVDLDDVLRRAVRLLAQLTRQVAVVQYPTLSTSTVRHLEVIALTPARLLMVVITESGRVDQRIVELGDVIDDHQLSQLREILGQALEGKKLAVASVAVADLAQQLGGAGGLGDAIGRSATVLLESLVEHTEERLLMGGTANLTRNAADFGGSLRSILEALEEQVVVLRLLAAQQEAGKVTVRIGHETEAQQMAGTSMVSTAYGTIDTVYGGMGVLGPTRMDYPGTIASVAAVALYIGEVLGAR
- a CDS encoding type II toxin-antitoxin system VapB family antitoxin; translation: MIFKGVRDGKPYPEHGLSYRDWSQIPPQQIRLDELVTTTTVLALDRLLSEDSTFYGDLFPHAVRWKGIIYLEDGLHRAVQAALRNRTVFHARVYDMDVPLSQQTQGSGSTFGQ
- a CDS encoding MbtH family protein is translated as MSTNPFDDDNGTFFVLVNDEEQHSLWPTFTDVPAGWRVVYGEATRAACLDYVEQNWPDIRPKTLRDSLAGTRSAG
- the mbtG gene encoding NADPH-dependent L-lysine N(6)-monooxygenase MbtG, with translation MSTLAILGAGAKAVAVAAKAKALRDMGVEVPDVVAVERTGVGANWQASGGWTDGAHRLGTSPEKDVGFPYRSALVPRRNGELDELMTRYSWQSYLIATASFAEWIDRGRPAPPHRKWSQYLGWVADQVDMLVVHGEVDGLGVAGDRWALHTHETTVHADALMITGPGQAEKSLLPGNPRMMSIAQFWDRAAGHDRITAERVAVIGGGETAASMLNELFRHRVSTITVISPQVTLFTRGESFFENSLFSDPTDWTALTLDERRDALARTDRGVFSANVQEALLADDRIRHLRGRVAHAVGRDGQIRLTLSTNRFSENLETVHGFDLVIDGSGADALWFTSLFSQDALDTLELGLGGPLASDRLQEGIGYDLSLTDVTPRLFLPNLSGLTQGPGFPNLSCLGLLSDRVLGSWVGPANLSKYQTMVEKR